In a genomic window of Nocardia fluminea:
- a CDS encoding transcriptional regulator → MANTGNAALRAARQALGYRSQAALADALTDAARAIGLRIEVAARTVRRWESTDPPWPHPEHAAALEALFKRPTTELGFTPPWPNGQEGRVSREALGTNGIQQPARYRRVMVGAELPAAVAKNFVAITVAHRGMYWSLPAKQLHRSVSYHARMGSDLIPQIDVRATAPLARAVAESALLAGRLEFFDLQQPDEAQTSFVLALQAAHEAADALLGCAVLAHMAFIPAFSGEPKRAEEARERVRAARAFARRGNGNHELTAWLDAVEAEVETRFGNTRQALSLIRHAEQSYALHDPQEQPSPQWLDWFSPTRLAGFKANTLISAGNGREALATLRQVLDELPAESVKQRSVYLADAAAACVLEKLPEQACGFIEDALDGIGEHWYATTLDRIKVVRQDLRKWDSIPEVRALDERLYDWHTTVNSLSG, encoded by the coding sequence ATGGCAAACACTGGGAATGCGGCTCTACGCGCGGCCCGTCAGGCGCTGGGATATCGATCCCAAGCGGCTTTGGCTGATGCGCTGACTGACGCCGCGCGCGCGATCGGACTCCGCATCGAGGTAGCCGCCCGCACGGTACGGCGCTGGGAGTCGACTGATCCGCCCTGGCCGCATCCAGAACATGCCGCAGCCCTGGAAGCGCTGTTCAAACGCCCCACTACCGAACTCGGGTTCACACCTCCCTGGCCCAACGGCCAAGAAGGGCGAGTTTCCAGAGAAGCGTTGGGCACCAATGGGATTCAACAACCGGCACGGTACCGGCGCGTCATGGTTGGAGCGGAACTGCCAGCGGCGGTCGCGAAGAACTTCGTGGCAATCACGGTGGCTCATCGCGGAATGTACTGGTCATTGCCGGCAAAGCAACTGCATCGATCCGTTTCGTACCACGCTCGGATGGGGTCCGATCTCATCCCGCAGATCGACGTTCGGGCCACCGCGCCCTTGGCGAGGGCAGTCGCTGAATCGGCGCTGCTGGCGGGCCGTCTCGAGTTCTTCGATCTTCAGCAGCCTGACGAAGCCCAGACAAGTTTCGTCCTCGCGCTACAGGCGGCACACGAAGCAGCAGACGCCCTGCTCGGCTGCGCAGTTCTCGCGCACATGGCCTTCATCCCCGCATTCTCCGGTGAGCCGAAGAGGGCTGAAGAGGCGAGAGAGCGGGTACGGGCGGCTCGGGCATTCGCGCGGCGGGGCAACGGAAACCACGAGCTGACGGCCTGGCTCGATGCTGTCGAGGCCGAGGTCGAGACGCGGTTCGGCAATACGCGACAGGCTCTGAGCCTCATCCGGCACGCCGAACAGTCCTACGCCCTGCACGATCCGCAGGAGCAACCGTCGCCGCAGTGGCTGGACTGGTTTTCCCCGACGCGACTCGCGGGTTTCAAGGCGAATACCTTGATTTCCGCAGGGAACGGTCGTGAGGCCCTGGCAACCCTGCGGCAAGTCCTCGATGAACTCCCGGCGGAATCGGTGAAACAACGGTCGGTCTATCTTGCCGATGCTGCGGCTGCGTGTGTGTTGGAGAAGCTGCCCGAGCAAGCGTGTGGCTTCATCGAGGACGCGTTGGATGGGATCGGCGAGCACTGGTACGCAACGACTTTGGATCGGATCAAGGTGGTTCGGCAGGACCTGCGTAAGTGGGACTCGATCCCTGAGGTTCGGGCGCTGGACGAGCGGTTGTATGACTGGCATACAACCGTCAACTCGCTCTCTGGCTAG
- a CDS encoding HAD family hydrolase, with protein MVIQAVVFDVGETLVDETREYGTWADWLGVPRHTFVSVFGAVIAQGLDYRETFQVFKPGFDLDQQRQARVDAGKPEWFGEDDLYPDVRPALSALREMGVWVGIVGNQTVRAGRLLRGLDLPTDFIATSDDWGVAKPDVAFFDKVVEVAGCPAEQIIYVGDRIDNDITPATKVGMRTAYIQRGPWGWIHKDRQDVKELSDWRILSLSELPDIVKAER; from the coding sequence GTGGTGATCCAGGCTGTTGTGTTCGATGTCGGCGAGACCCTGGTAGACGAGACGCGGGAGTACGGCACGTGGGCCGATTGGCTGGGCGTTCCGCGCCACACGTTCGTCTCGGTGTTCGGTGCTGTGATTGCCCAAGGTCTGGACTACCGAGAGACATTCCAGGTATTCAAACCCGGATTCGATCTCGATCAGCAGCGCCAGGCGCGCGTGGATGCAGGCAAGCCGGAGTGGTTCGGAGAGGACGACCTCTACCCCGATGTGCGTCCAGCTCTGTCGGCCCTGCGCGAGATGGGTGTCTGGGTAGGCATCGTCGGTAACCAGACCGTGCGCGCGGGCCGCCTGCTGCGTGGTCTCGATCTGCCGACCGACTTCATCGCGACCTCCGATGACTGGGGGGTAGCGAAACCCGACGTCGCGTTCTTCGACAAAGTTGTCGAGGTCGCCGGATGCCCGGCGGAGCAGATCATCTACGTCGGTGACCGCATCGACAACGACATCACCCCGGCCACGAAAGTCGGGATGCGTACTGCCTACATCCAGCGCGGGCCGTGGGGATGGATCCACAAAGACCGGCAGGACGTGAAGGAGCTGTCGGACTGGCGGATCCTCAGCCTGTCCGAGTTGCCCGACATCGTGAAGGCTGAGCGCTAG
- a CDS encoding FAD-dependent monooxygenase, whose protein sequence is MNSPVKSALVVGAGIGGLTAAAALRRAGIDVVLCERGPELRAAGFGLSVQSNAMNALRTLDLGIDEELLRAGAQARSFTFRRPDGSDMRRVDVSGIDAELGAPAVALARKDLHDVLLAACGDDLRVELGAEAVAFTETADAVQVEFADGRTLSADVLIGADGINSAIRAQLHGAEAPRPGKFVCWLALVPFAHPAIEPGASIHYWGRGMRFGIHDIGHGNVYWWATLTTTAEQAADWPHGKDDLLTRFASWAPEITAIITATPESDILALPAQDRPPLTEWGSGRVALLGDAAHPMLPSLGQGANSAIEDAVVLAHTLATHDDAVTALRVYEQRRIPRTTMLVDGSRKLGRLEQTRNRALIVVRDGFIAKGNEAKLQASLAEPMTWPGLGDLEPVAALPRPLSTLERWHWTVDQVAPLHIVSRVRVTGDLDAEAVRAGMAALTRRHPMLHTEVRSDDGRNPRFAPVAIKPIPLREVTSEDWTTEIDTELRTRFDADAPLLRATLITAAPGIHDLVLTSTYTIADAVTVLSFARQVLELAAEPGGWIAEVPAPPAPEALFPRPFQGWRGKRKAIARLAADGARDLRVKPVRVRAGTEVAPARRFTKLTRRVVDGTEYQALLAACAERDVPLSSLVAATLARAAGNDAAAPQAHFPVGVSVLFREQLERPLDAIHTGAYQAMIALPTPAGQPLWQTATAFATDLASRIEQRQHLANLGGIGFMLPKTPAQPDKVVSLLDARGPGNLCLTFVDTRDFPTRIGNWEVSGPEVVSGMSISGLMMLTVGHGTDALSLNLGYIDGLLSPERADTLIDTLVDALLSVVSTPEVAAVH, encoded by the coding sequence GTGAACTCTCCCGTGAAGTCGGCACTAGTGGTCGGCGCAGGCATCGGCGGGCTCACCGCTGCCGCGGCGCTGCGCCGGGCCGGAATCGATGTCGTGCTGTGCGAGCGCGGCCCGGAACTGCGCGCGGCCGGATTCGGTCTGTCGGTGCAGTCGAACGCAATGAACGCGCTGCGCACACTCGATCTCGGCATCGACGAGGAACTGCTCCGAGCGGGCGCCCAGGCTCGATCGTTCACTTTCCGCCGGCCCGACGGTTCGGACATGCGACGCGTCGACGTGTCCGGCATCGATGCCGAATTGGGCGCTCCCGCAGTCGCACTCGCCCGCAAAGACCTCCACGACGTGCTGCTGGCAGCCTGCGGCGACGATCTACGGGTCGAGCTCGGCGCCGAAGCGGTCGCATTCACCGAGACCGCCGACGCGGTGCAGGTCGAGTTCGCCGACGGCCGCACCCTCAGCGCCGATGTGCTGATCGGCGCGGACGGCATCAACTCCGCGATCCGCGCCCAGCTGCACGGCGCCGAGGCTCCGCGACCGGGCAAGTTCGTGTGCTGGCTGGCGCTGGTTCCGTTCGCGCACCCGGCGATCGAGCCCGGCGCCTCGATCCACTACTGGGGCAGGGGCATGCGCTTCGGCATCCACGACATCGGACACGGCAATGTCTACTGGTGGGCCACCCTGACCACCACCGCCGAGCAGGCCGCGGACTGGCCGCACGGCAAAGACGATCTGCTCACCAGATTCGCGAGCTGGGCACCCGAGATCACCGCGATCATCACCGCCACCCCGGAATCGGACATCCTCGCACTGCCCGCGCAGGACCGCCCCCCACTGACCGAGTGGGGCAGCGGCCGGGTGGCCCTGCTCGGCGACGCCGCCCACCCGATGCTGCCCAGCCTGGGCCAAGGCGCGAACTCGGCGATCGAGGACGCGGTGGTACTCGCGCACACGCTGGCCACCCACGACGACGCCGTGACCGCGCTGCGGGTCTACGAACAGCGACGGATTCCGCGCACCACCATGCTCGTCGACGGATCCCGCAAGCTGGGACGCCTCGAACAGACCCGCAATCGTGCGCTGATCGTCGTTCGCGACGGCTTCATCGCCAAGGGCAACGAGGCCAAACTGCAGGCCAGTCTGGCCGAACCGATGACGTGGCCCGGGCTGGGCGATCTCGAGCCGGTCGCCGCACTGCCGCGCCCCTTGTCCACGCTGGAACGCTGGCACTGGACCGTGGATCAGGTCGCACCGCTGCACATCGTGTCGCGGGTGCGCGTCACCGGCGATCTCGACGCCGAGGCGGTCCGTGCCGGTATGGCCGCGCTGACTCGGCGGCACCCGATGCTGCATACCGAAGTGCGCAGCGACGACGGCCGCAACCCACGCTTCGCCCCCGTCGCGATCAAGCCGATTCCGTTGCGCGAGGTGACATCCGAAGACTGGACCACCGAGATCGACACCGAACTGCGGACACGCTTCGATGCCGATGCTCCGCTGCTCCGCGCCACCTTGATCACCGCCGCCCCGGGCATCCACGACCTCGTGCTGACCTCCACCTACACCATCGCCGACGCGGTGACCGTGCTGTCGTTCGCCCGGCAGGTGCTCGAACTCGCCGCCGAACCCGGCGGCTGGATTGCCGAGGTACCCGCACCGCCCGCGCCGGAAGCGTTGTTCCCCCGGCCTTTCCAGGGCTGGCGCGGCAAGCGCAAGGCCATCGCCAGGCTGGCGGCCGACGGGGCGCGCGATCTGCGGGTCAAGCCGGTACGAGTCCGCGCGGGCACCGAGGTCGCACCCGCACGCCGTTTCACCAAGCTCACGCGGCGGGTGGTCGACGGAACCGAGTACCAGGCACTCCTCGCCGCCTGCGCTGAACGCGACGTACCGCTGTCGAGTCTGGTCGCCGCCACACTCGCCCGCGCGGCCGGAAACGACGCCGCCGCACCGCAAGCCCACTTCCCGGTCGGTGTCTCGGTGCTGTTCCGCGAGCAGCTCGAGCGACCGCTCGACGCCATCCACACCGGCGCCTACCAGGCGATGATCGCCCTACCCACACCAGCGGGACAGCCCCTGTGGCAGACGGCCACCGCATTCGCCACCGACTTGGCCAGCCGTATCGAACAACGCCAGCACCTGGCCAACCTGGGCGGAATCGGCTTCATGCTGCCCAAAACCCCAGCACAACCGGACAAGGTGGTCAGCCTGCTGGACGCTCGCGGACCGGGCAATCTGTGCCTGACCTTCGTCGACACACGCGACTTCCCGACCCGGATCGGCAACTGGGAAGTCTCCGGCCCCGAAGTCGTCTCCGGCATGTCGATCAGCGGTCTGATGATGCTGACCGTCGGCCACGGTACCGACGCGTTGTCGCTGAATCTCGGCTACATCGACGGACTACTGTCGCCCGAACGCGCCGACACACTGATCGACACCCTCGTCGACGCTCTGCTCAGCGTGGTCTCCACACCGGAAGTCGCTGCGGTGCACTGA